One stretch of Miscanthus floridulus cultivar M001 chromosome 18, ASM1932011v1, whole genome shotgun sequence DNA includes these proteins:
- the LOC136521702 gene encoding myb family transcription factor IPN2-like, producing MFPSSKKQASTGAASSNDRPTMCGQGGDSGGLVLTTDPKPRLRWTPELHDRFVDAVAQLGGPDKATPKTIMRVMGVKGLTLYHLKSHLQKFRLGKQHKEFGDHTAMEMQRNVASSSGVIARSMNDRSVNVNEALRIQMEVQRRLHGELEVQKHLQMRVEAQGKYTQSIVEKAYQALGSSDCATWPAGYRSLGSQAVLDIGTSSTSFSSVQDLQCFYGGSNHMDQLLHQMERPMDGFLTLGESCFIGSADNKKGPNHCSSSGKSSMTMWASEEQQRQAKSGNDQLQMGSSTRMEGAGTDVMDPITGLYEGAMSGDSMDDSKGFEGSSSRLEMKPPAQQAPVGSQRIRI from the exons ATGTTCCCTTCCTCCAAGAAGCAGGCCAGCACTGGCGCCGCGAGCTCAAATGATCGGCCTACTATGTGCGGGCAAGGCGGCGACTCCGGTGGCCTCGTCCTCACCACCGACCCCAAGCCCCGCCTCCGGTGGACGCCGGAGCTCCATGACCGCTTCGTCGATGCCGTCGCCCAGCTCGGAGGCCCAGACA AGGCAACGCCAAAGACCATCATGAGGGTTATGGGAGTCAAGGGCCTCACCCTCTACCATCTCAAGAGTCACCTTCAG AAATTCAGGCTAGGGAAGCAGCACAAGGAGTTCGGTGACCATACAG CAATGGAGATGCAACGTAACGTGGCCTCTTCTTCAGGCGTGATAGCAAGAAGCATGAACGA CCGCAGCGTGAATGTGAACGAGGCCCTAAGGATCCAAATGGAAGTCCAAAGAAGGCTCCATGGTGAACTAGAG GTGCAGAAGCACCTCCAGATGAGGGTTGAAGCCCAGGGGAAGTACACGCAGTCCATCGTGGAGAAAGCATACCAAGCCCTCGGGTCCAGCGACTGCGCCACGTGGCCCGCAGGGTACAGATCTCTAGGCAGCCAAGCGGTCCTTGACATTGGCACCAGTTCCACGAGCTTCTCTTCCGTCCAGGACCTGCAGTGCTTCTATGGAGGAAGCAACCACATGGACCAGCTCCTGCACCAGATGGAGAGGCCAATGGATGGCTTCCTGACGTTGGGCGAGAGCTGCTTCATTGGGTCAGCAGACAACAAGAAGGGCCCTAACCATTGCAGCTCCAGTGGCAAGAGCTCGATGACGATGTGGGCTAGCGAAGAGCAGCAGCGGCAGGCAAAGAGCGGCAACGATCAGCTCCAGATGGGGTCGTCGACGAGGATGGAGGGTGCAGGCACTGATGTCATGGATCCGATCACCGGCCTGTACGAGGGTGCCATGTCGGGAGACTCCATGGACGACAGCAAGGGCTTTGAGGGTTCGAGCTCCAGGCTTGAGATGAAGCCGcctgcacaacaagcacctgtaGGAAGTCAGAGGATACGTATATAG